Proteins encoded together in one Lathyrus oleraceus cultivar Zhongwan6 chromosome 5, CAAS_Psat_ZW6_1.0, whole genome shotgun sequence window:
- the LOC127083528 gene encoding protein FAR1-RELATED SEQUENCE 3 isoform X2 translates to MDVHVINVEEESDHQAKSDDGDLEPSDSEINNAENSGFYVEDGISEPYLGMEFDSEDVAKTYYDDYAKHMGFNSKVGSHSRAKADRTNMYKEFVCEREGLKKRFNDGCDAMIRIELKGQNKWVVTKFVREHSHSLGSSSEAPTLQLRKHFSSVGRTMPETYQGVGLVPSGVMYLSVDGSHISNQNSCAVLNIHAATASELSHHVKNATSGNCTRPSFQNRTLGKDAHYLLEYFKKMQAENPGFFYAIQLDEDNHMSNVFWADARCRTAYSHFGDAVHLDTTCRANQYRVPFAPFTGVNNHGQVVLFGCALLFDDSEASFLWLFKTFLTAMSYRQPVSIITDQDRAIQAAVSQVFPQTRHCINKWHVLREGQEKLAHVCLSHPNFQGELYNCINLTETIEEFESSWNSILDKYELRSNDWLQSLYIARAQWVPAYFRDSFFAAMSPNQGFGGSFFDGYVIQQMTLPLFFKQYEKALESWIEKEIEADFETICTTPVLRTPSPMEKQAANLYTRKIFLKFQEELVETFVYTANIIEGDDINSTFKVAKFEDVDKAYTVAFNHAELRANCTCQMFEYSGLLCRHILTVFTVTNILTLPSHYILIRWTKNAKSSAGSDDRIAELHSQESLTLRYSNLCREAIRYAEEGAVTVETYNAAVTGLKEGAKKVAAMKRSVAKATPPNNQVSGTTYNDKKATISSASDLTPLLWPRHDEITRRFNLNDSGGPVQSVADLNLPQMAPVSLHRDDGSSGNMAVLPCLKSMTWVMENKNSSLGNKVAVINLKLQDYGRSPSTESEVKFQLSRVSLEPMLKSMAYISEQLSTPANKVAVINLKFEFGSF, encoded by the exons ATGGATGTGCATGTGATAAATGTCGAAGAAGAAAGTGATCATCAAGCTAAGTCAGATGACGGAGATTTAGAACCTAGTGACAGTGAAATTAATAATGCTGAAAACTCTGGATTTTATGTTGAGGATGGGATTTCCGAGCCGTATTTGGGTATGGAATTTGATTCGGAAGATGTTGCCAAGACTTACTATGATGATTACGCTAAGCACATGGGTTTTAATTCTAAGGTTGGCTCACATAGTCGCGCTAAAGCCGACAGGACGAATATGTATAAGGAGTTTGTGTGTGAAAGGGAAGGTTTAAAGAAAAGGTTTAATGATGGATGTGATGCAATGATTAGGATTGAGCTGAAGGGTCAGAATAAATGGGTTGTAACCAAGTTTGTGAGGGAGCATAGTCATTCATTGGGGAGTTCCAGCGAGGCACCCACTCTTCAGCTACGTAAGCATTTTTCCAGTGTCGGAAGGACTATGCCTGAAACTTATCAAGGAGTTGGACTTGTTCCGAGTGGTGTCATGTATTTATCTGTGGATGGGAGTCATATTTCTAATCAGAATAGTTGCGCGGTGCTAAATATTCATGCTGCCACTGCTTCTGAACTAAGTCACCATGTTAAAAATGCCACATCGGGGAATTGTACCAGGCCGTCTTTTCAAAACAGGACATTAGGGAAGGATGCCCATTATCTGCTGGAGTATTTTAAGAAAATGCAGGCTGAGAACCCTGGTTTCTTCTATGCTATTCAACTGGATGAAGACAATCATATGTCTAATGTCTTTTGGGCAGATGCCCGATGCAGGACAGCTTATAGTCATTTTGGTGATGCAGTTCATCTGGATACCACATGCAGAGCTAACCAGTATAGAGTGCCATTTGCTCCTTTTACTGGAGTAAACAATCATGGTCAGGTGGTTTTGTTTGGTTGTGCACTCCTTTTTGATGATTCTGAGGCTTCTTTTTTGTGGCTCTTTAAGACATTTCTCACAGCAATGAGTTACCGACAGCCTGTCTCGATAATTACCGATCAAGACAGAGCCATACAGGCAGCAGTTTCACAAGTTTTCCCACAAACTCGCCACTGTATTAACAAGTGGCATGTCTTGAGAGAAGGCCAGGAAAAGTTGGCCCATGTGTGTCTATCGCATCCAAATTTTCAAGGTGAACTTTATAATTGTATTAACCTGACAGAAACCATCGAGGAGTTTGAATCATCTTGGAATTCTATCCTTGATAAATATGAGCTTAGAAGCAATGATTGGCTTCAGTCCCTGTATATTGCCCGTGCTCAATGGGTTCCAGCATACTTCCGTGATTCATTTTTTGCTGCAATGTCTCCTAATCAAGGATTTGGTGGTTCTTTTTTTGATGGTTATGTCATCCAACAGATGACATTGCCATTGTTCTTTAAGCAATATGAAAAAGCTTTAGAGAGCTGGATTGAAAAGGAAATAGAAGCAGACTTCGAGACAATTTGCACAACACCAGTTTTGAGGACACCTTCACCAATGGAGAAACAGGCTGCTAATCTTTATAcaagaaaaatatttttgaagTTTCAGGAAGAGCTAGTTGAAACTTTTGTTTATACTGCAAATATAATTGAAGGAGATGACATAAATAGCACATTCAAGGTTGCAAAATTTGAGGACGTTGACAAGGCATATACTGTTGCATTCAACCATGCTGAATTGAGAGCTAACTGTACTTGCCAAATGTTTGAGTATTCAGGCCTTCTTTGCAGGCACATTTTAACTGTTTTCACTGTGACAAATATACTTACATTACCATCCCATTACATCTTAATACGGTGGACAAAAAATGCAAAAAGTAGTGCTGGATCAGATGATCGTATTGCTGAATTACATAGTCAGGAGTCTCTGACATTGAGGTACAGTAATCTATGTCGAGAAGCCATAAGATATGCCGAGGAAGGAGCAGTAACTGTGGAAACTTATAATGCTGCAGTGACTGGTCTTAAAGAAGGTGCAAAGAAGGTTGCTGCAATGAAAAGAAGTGTTGCCAAAGCAACACCTCCTAATAATCAAGTCAGCGGGACTACTTATAATGACAAGAAAGCCACCATCAGTTCAGCTTCAGATTTAACTCCTCTTTTGTGGCCGCGACACGATGAAATAACAAGGAGGTTTAATCTTAATGATTCTGGTGGTCCAGTTCAATCAGTTGCTGACCTAAATTTACCACAAATGGCCCCAGTGTCTCTTCATCGAGATGATGGTTCATCGGGAAACATG GCGGTTCTTCCATGCCTAAAATCAATGACATGGGTAATGGAGAACAAAAACTCGAGTCTTGGGAATAAAGTAGCTGTTATCAATCTAAAG TTGCAAGATTATGGTAGGAGTCCATCAACGGAATCCGAGGTTAAGTTTCAGCTCTCAAGAGTTTCTTTGGAGCCAATGCTGAAGTCTATGGCTTATATCAGTGAACAGCTCTCAACACCAGCAAATAAGGTTGCTGTAATAAATCTCAAG TTTGAATTTGGTTCCTTTTGA
- the LOC127083530 gene encoding linoleate 13S-lipoxygenase 2-1, chloroplastic isoform X1: MDCVTQCVKAVIGSSDDDDETNTNMKSQKLIKVKAIVTLKHSDDWLLKNLVDGGIQQIEELVGKTLVLELVSNELDQAANSSEKETVKGSAQCIEEKEDDEQYEAEFELSKDFGNVGAILVENEQHKEVFLKSIVVHGFSDGPLSFTCNSWIQPKHDSPTKRVFFTDKSYLPSQTPKGLRRLRKEELVLLRGNGEGERKESDRIYDYDVYNDLGDPDTSIELKRPVLGGTKQYPYPRRCRTGRKHSDADPLYEKRSTLNFYVPRDESFSEIKQTQFNTSSISSGLTAVIQSLDTILTDPNLGFSSFEDIEEIFKEGFHLPPLRSNDLTFLQKVIPKLIKVANDSQNLLRFDAPEPLKRDRFFWFSDVEFARETLAGANPYSIQLVKEWPLKSKLDAKVYGPPESAITREIIESQIITYSTFEEAIKEKKLFMLDYHDLYLPYVSKVREIEGTTLYGSRTLFFLTNQGILKPLAIELTRPIIDGKPQWKQVFTPASHSTNLWLWRLAKAHVLAHDSGHHELISHWLRTHCVVEPIIIATYRQLSSMHPIYRLLHPHLRYTMEINKVAREVLINANGILEISFFPKKYTMELSSVAYDKLWQFDLQALPNDLINRGMAVEDPNAQHGLKLAIEDYPFANDGLLIWDAIKQWVTEYVNHYYPNPKIVESDEELQAWWTEVRTKGHGDKSEEPWWPKLKTQKDLIDIITTIAWVASAHHSAVNFTQYPYGGYFPNRPTIARNKMPTEDPTKEQWEEFINKPDQTLLECFPSQIQATIFMVILNILSAHSPDEEYIGEKIEPSWGENPTIKTAFEKFHRRLKEIEGIIDSRNENKNLKNRNGAGIMPYESLKPFSGPGITGKGVSYSISI; this comes from the exons ATGGATTGTGTAACTCAATGTGTGAAGGCTGTGATCGGAAGTAGTGATGACGACGACGAAACAAACACAAACATGAAATCTCAGAAGTTGATCAAAGTGAAAGCTATTGTTACTTTGAAACATAGTGATGATTGGCTCCTAAAGAATCTTGTAGATGGAGGGATCCAACAGATTGAAGAGTTAGTCGGAAAAACACTTGTTTTAGAACTCGTAAGTAATGAGCTTGATCAAG CAGCGAACTCCTCGGAGAAGGAGACGGTAAAAGGCTCGGCTCAATGTATAGAGGAAAAAGAGGACGACGAGCAGTATGAGGCCGAATTCGAGTTATCCAAAGATTTTGGGAATGTTGGTGCTATTTTGGTTGAAAACGAGCAACATAAGGAGGTTTTTCTAAAGAGTATAGTTGTTCATGGTTTCTCTGATGGCCCTCTCAGTTTCACATGTAATTCTTGGATTCAACCCAAGCACGATAGTCCTACGAAGAGAGTTTTCTTCACCGACAAG TCATATTTACCATCTCAAACACCGAAAGGGTTGCGAAGATTAAGAAAAGAAGAGCTGGTTTTACTGAGAGGGAATGGGGAAGGAGAAAGAAAAGAATCAGACAGAATATATGACTATGATGTGTACAATGATCTTGGAGATCCTGACACCAGCATTGAACTCAAAAGACCTGTTCTTGGTGGCACAAAACAATATCCTTATCCTAGACGCTGTCGTACCGGTCGAAAGCATTCTGATGCAG ACCCGTTGTATGAAAAAAGGAGTACTTTAAACTTCTATGTTCCTCGCGATGAGTCATTTTCTGAAATAAAGCAGACGCAATTCAACACTTCTAGCATATCCTCAGGCTTGACTGCAGTTATTCAATCCTTAGACACAATCCTTACTGATCCAAATCTTGGATTTTCAAGCTTTGAAGACATAGAAGAAATTTTCAAAGAAGGATTTCATTTACCACCTCTTAGATCCAATGACTTAACGTTTCTCCAAAAGGTCATTCCAAAGTTGATTAAGGTTGCTAATGATAGCCAAAATCTTTTGCGCTTTGATGCCCCAGAACCATTAAAAA GGGATAGATTCTTTTGGTTTTCAGATGTGGAGTTTGCCAGAGAAACTTTGGCCGGTGCCAATCCGTATAGCATCCAATTGGTTAAG GAATGGCCTTTGAAAAGTAAACTAGATGCCAAAGTCTATGGTCCACCAGAATCAGCAATTACCAGAGAAATCATCGAGTCACAAATAATCACTTATAGCACATTTGAAGAG GCTATTAAGGAAAAGAAGTTGTTCATGCTAGACTATCATGATTTGTACTTACCATATGTAAGTAAAGTGAGAGAGATTGAGGGCACAACACTATATGGATCAAGGACACTATTCTTCCTCACCAATCAAGGCATATTGAAGCCATTAGCTATTGAGCTCACTAGACCGATTATTGACGGCAAGCCACAATGGAAGCAAGTCTTCACACCTGCTTCTCATTCCACCAATCTCTGGCTTTGGAGGCTTGCCAAAGCTCATGTTCTTGCTCATGATTCTGGTCATCATGAACTTATAAGCCATTG GCTAAGAACTCATTGTGTTGTTGAGCCGATAATAATTGCAACCTACAGACAACTCAGTTCCATGCATCCGATTTATAGATTATTGCATCCACATCTGAGATATACCATGGAGATCAATAAAGTTGCTCGCGAAGTGCTTATTAATGCAAACGGGATCCTTGAAATATCATTCTTTCCTAAAAAATATACAATGGAATTAAGCTCTGTGGCATATGATAAGCTTTGGCAATTTGATTTGCAGGCACTTCCAAATGATCTTATCAATAG AGGAATGGCTGTGGAAGATCCTAATGCACAACATGGCCTAAAGCTAGCAATTGAAGACTACCCTTTTGCAAATGATGGTCTACTAATATGGGATGCAATCAAACAATGGGTCACGGAGTATGTAAACCACTACTATCCAAACCCGAAAATCGTAGAGTCTGATGAAGAGCTCCAAGCATGGTGGACAGAAGTTCGAACAAAGGGTCACGGAGACAAATCAGAAGAACCATGGTGGCCAAAACTCAAAACACAAAAAGACCTTATTGACATCATTACCACTATAGCTTGGGTAGCATCTGCACATCATTCAGCTGTAAACTTCACACAATATCCATATGGAGGCTATTTTCCAAATAGACCAACCATTGCTAGAAACAAAATGCCTACAGAAGACCCTACAAAAGAACAATGGGAAGAATTTATCAACAAACCAGATCAAACACTTTTGGAGTGTTTTCCATCACAAATTCAAGCAACTATATTTATGGTGATTTTGAACATATTATCAGCACATTCACCGGATGAAGAGTATATTGGAGAAAAGATAGAACCATCTTGGGGTGAGAATCCAACTATAAAAACAGCCTTTGAAAAGTTTCATAGGAGATTGAAAGAGATTGAAGGTATTATAGACTCAAGAAATGAAAATAAGAATTTGAAGAATAGAAATGGAGCTGGTATAATGCCTTATGAGTCATTAAAGCCATTTTCAGGACCTGGAATTACTGGAAAAGGAGTTTCATACAGTATATCTATTTAG
- the LOC127083528 gene encoding protein FAR1-RELATED SEQUENCE 3 isoform X1 — protein MDVHVINVEEESDHQAKSDDGDLEPSDSEINNAENSGFYVEDGISEPYLGMEFDSEDVAKTYYDDYAKHMGFNSKVGSHSRAKADRTNMYKEFVCEREGLKKRFNDGCDAMIRIELKGQNKWVVTKFVREHSHSLGSSSEAPTLQLRKHFSSVGRTMPETYQGVGLVPSGVMYLSVDGSHISNQNSCAVLNIHAATASELSHHVKNATSGNCTRPSFQNRTLGKDAHYLLEYFKKMQAENPGFFYAIQLDEDNHMSNVFWADARCRTAYSHFGDAVHLDTTCRANQYRVPFAPFTGVNNHGQVVLFGCALLFDDSEASFLWLFKTFLTAMSYRQPVSIITDQDRAIQAAVSQVFPQTRHCINKWHVLREGQEKLAHVCLSHPNFQGELYNCINLTETIEEFESSWNSILDKYELRSNDWLQSLYIARAQWVPAYFRDSFFAAMSPNQGFGGSFFDGYVIQQMTLPLFFKQYEKALESWIEKEIEADFETICTTPVLRTPSPMEKQAANLYTRKIFLKFQEELVETFVYTANIIEGDDINSTFKVAKFEDVDKAYTVAFNHAELRANCTCQMFEYSGLLCRHILTVFTVTNILTLPSHYILIRWTKNAKSSAGSDDRIAELHSQESLTLRYSNLCREAIRYAEEGAVTVETYNAAVTGLKEGAKKVAAMKRSVAKATPPNNQVSGTTYNDKKATISSASDLTPLLWPRHDEITRRFNLNDSGGPVQSVADLNLPQMAPVSLHRDDGSSGNMAVLPCLKSMTWVMENKNSSLGNKVAVINLKLQDYGRSPSTESEVKFQLSRVSLEPMLKSMAYISEQLSTPANKVAVINLKLQDADTTSGESEVKFQVSKDTLGAMLRSMAYIREQLSHAGDAQSEPLLKKRRK, from the exons ATGGATGTGCATGTGATAAATGTCGAAGAAGAAAGTGATCATCAAGCTAAGTCAGATGACGGAGATTTAGAACCTAGTGACAGTGAAATTAATAATGCTGAAAACTCTGGATTTTATGTTGAGGATGGGATTTCCGAGCCGTATTTGGGTATGGAATTTGATTCGGAAGATGTTGCCAAGACTTACTATGATGATTACGCTAAGCACATGGGTTTTAATTCTAAGGTTGGCTCACATAGTCGCGCTAAAGCCGACAGGACGAATATGTATAAGGAGTTTGTGTGTGAAAGGGAAGGTTTAAAGAAAAGGTTTAATGATGGATGTGATGCAATGATTAGGATTGAGCTGAAGGGTCAGAATAAATGGGTTGTAACCAAGTTTGTGAGGGAGCATAGTCATTCATTGGGGAGTTCCAGCGAGGCACCCACTCTTCAGCTACGTAAGCATTTTTCCAGTGTCGGAAGGACTATGCCTGAAACTTATCAAGGAGTTGGACTTGTTCCGAGTGGTGTCATGTATTTATCTGTGGATGGGAGTCATATTTCTAATCAGAATAGTTGCGCGGTGCTAAATATTCATGCTGCCACTGCTTCTGAACTAAGTCACCATGTTAAAAATGCCACATCGGGGAATTGTACCAGGCCGTCTTTTCAAAACAGGACATTAGGGAAGGATGCCCATTATCTGCTGGAGTATTTTAAGAAAATGCAGGCTGAGAACCCTGGTTTCTTCTATGCTATTCAACTGGATGAAGACAATCATATGTCTAATGTCTTTTGGGCAGATGCCCGATGCAGGACAGCTTATAGTCATTTTGGTGATGCAGTTCATCTGGATACCACATGCAGAGCTAACCAGTATAGAGTGCCATTTGCTCCTTTTACTGGAGTAAACAATCATGGTCAGGTGGTTTTGTTTGGTTGTGCACTCCTTTTTGATGATTCTGAGGCTTCTTTTTTGTGGCTCTTTAAGACATTTCTCACAGCAATGAGTTACCGACAGCCTGTCTCGATAATTACCGATCAAGACAGAGCCATACAGGCAGCAGTTTCACAAGTTTTCCCACAAACTCGCCACTGTATTAACAAGTGGCATGTCTTGAGAGAAGGCCAGGAAAAGTTGGCCCATGTGTGTCTATCGCATCCAAATTTTCAAGGTGAACTTTATAATTGTATTAACCTGACAGAAACCATCGAGGAGTTTGAATCATCTTGGAATTCTATCCTTGATAAATATGAGCTTAGAAGCAATGATTGGCTTCAGTCCCTGTATATTGCCCGTGCTCAATGGGTTCCAGCATACTTCCGTGATTCATTTTTTGCTGCAATGTCTCCTAATCAAGGATTTGGTGGTTCTTTTTTTGATGGTTATGTCATCCAACAGATGACATTGCCATTGTTCTTTAAGCAATATGAAAAAGCTTTAGAGAGCTGGATTGAAAAGGAAATAGAAGCAGACTTCGAGACAATTTGCACAACACCAGTTTTGAGGACACCTTCACCAATGGAGAAACAGGCTGCTAATCTTTATAcaagaaaaatatttttgaagTTTCAGGAAGAGCTAGTTGAAACTTTTGTTTATACTGCAAATATAATTGAAGGAGATGACATAAATAGCACATTCAAGGTTGCAAAATTTGAGGACGTTGACAAGGCATATACTGTTGCATTCAACCATGCTGAATTGAGAGCTAACTGTACTTGCCAAATGTTTGAGTATTCAGGCCTTCTTTGCAGGCACATTTTAACTGTTTTCACTGTGACAAATATACTTACATTACCATCCCATTACATCTTAATACGGTGGACAAAAAATGCAAAAAGTAGTGCTGGATCAGATGATCGTATTGCTGAATTACATAGTCAGGAGTCTCTGACATTGAGGTACAGTAATCTATGTCGAGAAGCCATAAGATATGCCGAGGAAGGAGCAGTAACTGTGGAAACTTATAATGCTGCAGTGACTGGTCTTAAAGAAGGTGCAAAGAAGGTTGCTGCAATGAAAAGAAGTGTTGCCAAAGCAACACCTCCTAATAATCAAGTCAGCGGGACTACTTATAATGACAAGAAAGCCACCATCAGTTCAGCTTCAGATTTAACTCCTCTTTTGTGGCCGCGACACGATGAAATAACAAGGAGGTTTAATCTTAATGATTCTGGTGGTCCAGTTCAATCAGTTGCTGACCTAAATTTACCACAAATGGCCCCAGTGTCTCTTCATCGAGATGATGGTTCATCGGGAAACATG GCGGTTCTTCCATGCCTAAAATCAATGACATGGGTAATGGAGAACAAAAACTCGAGTCTTGGGAATAAAGTAGCTGTTATCAATCTAAAG TTGCAAGATTATGGTAGGAGTCCATCAACGGAATCCGAGGTTAAGTTTCAGCTCTCAAGAGTTTCTTTGGAGCCAATGCTGAAGTCTATGGCTTATATCAGTGAACAGCTCTCAACACCAGCAAATAAGGTTGCTGTAATAAATCTCAAG CTTCAAGATGCAGATACAACTTCCGGCGAGTCAGAAGTTAAGTTTCAGGTGTCCAAGGATACATTGGGTGCTATGCTACGATCAATGGCCTATATCCGTGAGCAACTATCTCATGCT GGAGATGCGCAATCAGAACCTCTGTTAAAAAAGCGTAGGAAGTAA
- the LOC127083530 gene encoding linoleate 13S-lipoxygenase 2-1, chloroplastic isoform X2: MDCVTQCVKAVIGSSDDDDETNTNMKSQKLIKVKAIVTLKHSDDWLLKNLVDGGIQQIEELVGKTLVLELVSNELDQANSSEKETVKGSAQCIEEKEDDEQYEAEFELSKDFGNVGAILVENEQHKEVFLKSIVVHGFSDGPLSFTCNSWIQPKHDSPTKRVFFTDKSYLPSQTPKGLRRLRKEELVLLRGNGEGERKESDRIYDYDVYNDLGDPDTSIELKRPVLGGTKQYPYPRRCRTGRKHSDADPLYEKRSTLNFYVPRDESFSEIKQTQFNTSSISSGLTAVIQSLDTILTDPNLGFSSFEDIEEIFKEGFHLPPLRSNDLTFLQKVIPKLIKVANDSQNLLRFDAPEPLKRDRFFWFSDVEFARETLAGANPYSIQLVKEWPLKSKLDAKVYGPPESAITREIIESQIITYSTFEEAIKEKKLFMLDYHDLYLPYVSKVREIEGTTLYGSRTLFFLTNQGILKPLAIELTRPIIDGKPQWKQVFTPASHSTNLWLWRLAKAHVLAHDSGHHELISHWLRTHCVVEPIIIATYRQLSSMHPIYRLLHPHLRYTMEINKVAREVLINANGILEISFFPKKYTMELSSVAYDKLWQFDLQALPNDLINRGMAVEDPNAQHGLKLAIEDYPFANDGLLIWDAIKQWVTEYVNHYYPNPKIVESDEELQAWWTEVRTKGHGDKSEEPWWPKLKTQKDLIDIITTIAWVASAHHSAVNFTQYPYGGYFPNRPTIARNKMPTEDPTKEQWEEFINKPDQTLLECFPSQIQATIFMVILNILSAHSPDEEYIGEKIEPSWGENPTIKTAFEKFHRRLKEIEGIIDSRNENKNLKNRNGAGIMPYESLKPFSGPGITGKGVSYSISI, encoded by the exons ATGGATTGTGTAACTCAATGTGTGAAGGCTGTGATCGGAAGTAGTGATGACGACGACGAAACAAACACAAACATGAAATCTCAGAAGTTGATCAAAGTGAAAGCTATTGTTACTTTGAAACATAGTGATGATTGGCTCCTAAAGAATCTTGTAGATGGAGGGATCCAACAGATTGAAGAGTTAGTCGGAAAAACACTTGTTTTAGAACTCGTAAGTAATGAGCTTGATCAAG CGAACTCCTCGGAGAAGGAGACGGTAAAAGGCTCGGCTCAATGTATAGAGGAAAAAGAGGACGACGAGCAGTATGAGGCCGAATTCGAGTTATCCAAAGATTTTGGGAATGTTGGTGCTATTTTGGTTGAAAACGAGCAACATAAGGAGGTTTTTCTAAAGAGTATAGTTGTTCATGGTTTCTCTGATGGCCCTCTCAGTTTCACATGTAATTCTTGGATTCAACCCAAGCACGATAGTCCTACGAAGAGAGTTTTCTTCACCGACAAG TCATATTTACCATCTCAAACACCGAAAGGGTTGCGAAGATTAAGAAAAGAAGAGCTGGTTTTACTGAGAGGGAATGGGGAAGGAGAAAGAAAAGAATCAGACAGAATATATGACTATGATGTGTACAATGATCTTGGAGATCCTGACACCAGCATTGAACTCAAAAGACCTGTTCTTGGTGGCACAAAACAATATCCTTATCCTAGACGCTGTCGTACCGGTCGAAAGCATTCTGATGCAG ACCCGTTGTATGAAAAAAGGAGTACTTTAAACTTCTATGTTCCTCGCGATGAGTCATTTTCTGAAATAAAGCAGACGCAATTCAACACTTCTAGCATATCCTCAGGCTTGACTGCAGTTATTCAATCCTTAGACACAATCCTTACTGATCCAAATCTTGGATTTTCAAGCTTTGAAGACATAGAAGAAATTTTCAAAGAAGGATTTCATTTACCACCTCTTAGATCCAATGACTTAACGTTTCTCCAAAAGGTCATTCCAAAGTTGATTAAGGTTGCTAATGATAGCCAAAATCTTTTGCGCTTTGATGCCCCAGAACCATTAAAAA GGGATAGATTCTTTTGGTTTTCAGATGTGGAGTTTGCCAGAGAAACTTTGGCCGGTGCCAATCCGTATAGCATCCAATTGGTTAAG GAATGGCCTTTGAAAAGTAAACTAGATGCCAAAGTCTATGGTCCACCAGAATCAGCAATTACCAGAGAAATCATCGAGTCACAAATAATCACTTATAGCACATTTGAAGAG GCTATTAAGGAAAAGAAGTTGTTCATGCTAGACTATCATGATTTGTACTTACCATATGTAAGTAAAGTGAGAGAGATTGAGGGCACAACACTATATGGATCAAGGACACTATTCTTCCTCACCAATCAAGGCATATTGAAGCCATTAGCTATTGAGCTCACTAGACCGATTATTGACGGCAAGCCACAATGGAAGCAAGTCTTCACACCTGCTTCTCATTCCACCAATCTCTGGCTTTGGAGGCTTGCCAAAGCTCATGTTCTTGCTCATGATTCTGGTCATCATGAACTTATAAGCCATTG GCTAAGAACTCATTGTGTTGTTGAGCCGATAATAATTGCAACCTACAGACAACTCAGTTCCATGCATCCGATTTATAGATTATTGCATCCACATCTGAGATATACCATGGAGATCAATAAAGTTGCTCGCGAAGTGCTTATTAATGCAAACGGGATCCTTGAAATATCATTCTTTCCTAAAAAATATACAATGGAATTAAGCTCTGTGGCATATGATAAGCTTTGGCAATTTGATTTGCAGGCACTTCCAAATGATCTTATCAATAG AGGAATGGCTGTGGAAGATCCTAATGCACAACATGGCCTAAAGCTAGCAATTGAAGACTACCCTTTTGCAAATGATGGTCTACTAATATGGGATGCAATCAAACAATGGGTCACGGAGTATGTAAACCACTACTATCCAAACCCGAAAATCGTAGAGTCTGATGAAGAGCTCCAAGCATGGTGGACAGAAGTTCGAACAAAGGGTCACGGAGACAAATCAGAAGAACCATGGTGGCCAAAACTCAAAACACAAAAAGACCTTATTGACATCATTACCACTATAGCTTGGGTAGCATCTGCACATCATTCAGCTGTAAACTTCACACAATATCCATATGGAGGCTATTTTCCAAATAGACCAACCATTGCTAGAAACAAAATGCCTACAGAAGACCCTACAAAAGAACAATGGGAAGAATTTATCAACAAACCAGATCAAACACTTTTGGAGTGTTTTCCATCACAAATTCAAGCAACTATATTTATGGTGATTTTGAACATATTATCAGCACATTCACCGGATGAAGAGTATATTGGAGAAAAGATAGAACCATCTTGGGGTGAGAATCCAACTATAAAAACAGCCTTTGAAAAGTTTCATAGGAGATTGAAAGAGATTGAAGGTATTATAGACTCAAGAAATGAAAATAAGAATTTGAAGAATAGAAATGGAGCTGGTATAATGCCTTATGAGTCATTAAAGCCATTTTCAGGACCTGGAATTACTGGAAAAGGAGTTTCATACAGTATATCTATTTAG